In Archangium violaceum, the following are encoded in one genomic region:
- a CDS encoding DUF4184 family protein: MPVTLLWVWLEVLVLPVLRRTLPEVGGVQWGRFLRTRGLPRAAREWALGVLAVWLGAVTHAVWDGFTHRYRWPASELYPQAMLTVGPWELPLAMWLQHGSSVVGSLVVLWALARRYPHLPEERGGRWRDFLPVLLPTVVLGVVLLGLRLARAPSQGSLELQLKWAVWHGLDGALAGLTLGCVWARLRDRGRTS, encoded by the coding sequence ATGCCTGTCACCCTGCTGTGGGTGTGGCTGGAGGTGCTGGTGCTGCCGGTGTTGCGCCGCACGCTGCCCGAGGTGGGCGGAGTGCAGTGGGGCCGCTTCCTGCGGACGCGGGGCCTGCCGCGCGCCGCGCGTGAGTGGGCACTGGGGGTGCTGGCGGTGTGGCTCGGCGCGGTGACGCACGCGGTGTGGGATGGCTTCACCCACCGTTACCGCTGGCCCGCGAGTGAGCTCTACCCCCAGGCCATGCTCACGGTGGGCCCGTGGGAGCTGCCGCTCGCCATGTGGCTCCAGCACGGCTCCTCGGTGGTGGGCTCGCTGGTGGTGCTCTGGGCCCTGGCGCGCCGCTACCCCCATCTGCCCGAGGAGCGAGGAGGCCGTTGGCGCGACTTCCTCCCGGTGCTGTTGCCCACGGTGGTGCTCGGAGTGGTGCTGCTGGGATTGCGGCTGGCGCGGGCCCCGAGCCAGGGCTCGCTCGAGCTGCAATTGAAATGGGCCGTGTGGCACGGGCTCGATGGAGCACTTGCCGGACTCACCCTGGGCTGCGTGTGGGCCCGGCTCCGCGACAGGGGTCGCACGAGCTGA
- a CDS encoding spore photoproduct lyase family protein: protein MTNLDLFPPEPLPPGPLAHLLKVSRIYLEPDIERFTRGRDILARFPDAERIEVRSHWNIPGLFGNEGNAEAWNRIKGSTLVLGVKKAMSFEENGRSADFLPPSAANGCVMSCAYCYVPRHKGYANPVTVFVNIEQISAAIRRHAGRLGPKTQPNTVDPRYWVYDIGCNSDCSADAALSDNVRDMVRLFTTLPNAMGSFATKLVNRELLTYSPRGKTRIRFSLMPHARAKLLDVRTSPIAERIAAIDDFVAAGYEVHLNFSPVVVSEGWQDAYDALFQQVDDTIGDKAKEQLAAEVIFLTHNERLHEVNLRWHPKAEELLWRPELQEAKVSQGGGANVRYRTGLKGRLVEEFKQLLARRMPYCRVRYAF from the coding sequence GTGACGAACCTGGACCTGTTTCCCCCGGAGCCGCTCCCACCCGGTCCGCTCGCCCACCTGCTGAAGGTCTCCCGCATCTATCTGGAGCCCGACATCGAGCGCTTCACCCGGGGCCGGGACATCCTCGCGCGCTTCCCCGACGCCGAGCGCATCGAGGTGCGCTCCCACTGGAACATCCCCGGCCTCTTCGGCAACGAGGGCAACGCCGAGGCGTGGAACCGCATCAAGGGCAGCACGCTCGTGCTGGGCGTGAAGAAGGCCATGTCCTTCGAGGAGAACGGCCGCAGCGCCGACTTCCTCCCGCCCTCGGCCGCCAACGGCTGCGTCATGAGCTGCGCCTACTGCTACGTGCCGCGCCACAAGGGCTACGCCAACCCCGTCACCGTCTTCGTCAACATCGAGCAGATTTCGGCCGCCATCCGCCGCCACGCGGGCAGGCTCGGGCCCAAGACGCAGCCCAACACCGTGGATCCGCGCTACTGGGTCTATGACATCGGCTGCAACAGCGACTGCTCGGCCGACGCGGCCCTGAGTGACAACGTGCGCGACATGGTGCGGCTCTTCACCACGCTGCCCAACGCCATGGGCTCGTTCGCCACCAAGCTGGTCAACCGCGAGCTGCTCACCTACTCGCCCCGAGGCAAGACGCGCATCCGCTTCAGCCTCATGCCGCACGCCAGGGCGAAGCTGCTCGACGTGCGCACCAGCCCCATCGCCGAGCGCATCGCCGCCATCGACGACTTCGTGGCCGCCGGCTACGAGGTGCACCTGAACTTCTCGCCCGTGGTCGTCTCCGAGGGCTGGCAGGACGCGTACGACGCGCTGTTCCAGCAGGTGGACGACACGATCGGCGACAAGGCGAAGGAGCAGCTCGCCGCCGAGGTCATCTTCCTCACCCACAACGAGCGGCTGCACGAGGTGAACCTGCGCTGGCACCCGAAGGCCGAGGAGCTGCTGTGGCGGCCCGAGCTCCAGGAGGCCAAGGTGTCCCAGGGCGGCGGCGCCAACGTGCGCTACCGCACCGGGCTCAAGGGCAGGCTCGTCGAGGAGTTCAAGCAACTGCTCGCCCGGCGCATGCCGTACTGCCGCGTGCGCTACGCGTTCTGA
- a CDS encoding MopE-related protein produces the protein MLESEFPARTGEALPAEAKDERTVAAALVTRSTVTKAISAGNFHSLALRTDGSVWAWGQNTEGQLGNGTQTLSKVPVRVTGLPAIKAIAAGRNHSLALGVDGTVWAWGQNSSGQLGDGTTTGRLTPVSVTIPGGAVAIAGGLSHSLAIAADGGVYAWGANTYGQLGDGTTSARLTPVRLGLPGGIAAISAGWYHSMALGADGRVWTWGRNVNGQIGNTIASSVNQLSPYQVSLARGATAIAAGANHALVLLSDQSMVAWGQNTNGQLGNGTTATAQSTPVVVGLTGAVTAIATGSNFSLAIDSTGAAWGWGQNTNGQLGDGTTVQRTSPVRVQGLNDALALSSGLFHALALRPGCPFWAWGVNSSGQLGDGTQSNQLTLTQVQLQNIYFYDADTDGYGGDLLSPVEDCQPPGPEYVENDLDCDDFDLAVNPEATEVCDGLDNNCNGQTDEEGGSTWYRDADDDKYGNAAVISQACVQPSGYVTNSSDCDDSKASVKPGATEACNGVDDNCNGSIDEAGGSTWYRDADGDGYGTATVSTQACAQPSGYVSNSSDCNDTQASVKPGATEVCNGVDDNCNGSIDEAGGSTWYRDADGDGYGTATVSTQACVQPSGYVSNSSDCNDTQANVKPGATEVCNGVDDNCNGSIDEGVPTTTWYRDADGDGRGTPSVSTQACSAPAGYVSTSDDCNDADASLPRYFVRDSDEDGYGYGFVVSPAPAAPWGCIPPAGYSTRSDDCDDSRSSVHPGAAEVCDRQDNNCNGSLDEGCSCSAWLTSNRIPSGGTATFGFTSSGPFPAGSRAYLYGTRNGVVDTNGSLSYDQISFSYLVLNSPGLEGYYERYVVIRGPDNLDLCTTNTVSAWFLYP, from the coding sequence ATGCTCGAGAGCGAGTTCCCGGCGCGAACGGGAGAAGCGCTGCCAGCCGAGGCGAAGGACGAGCGGACCGTAGCCGCCGCGCTCGTCACCCGCAGCACCGTGACGAAGGCCATCTCCGCCGGCAACTTCCACTCCCTGGCCCTGCGCACGGACGGCTCGGTGTGGGCGTGGGGACAGAACACGGAGGGGCAACTCGGCAACGGGACGCAGACTCTCAGTAAGGTCCCGGTCCGTGTGACGGGCCTTCCCGCCATCAAGGCGATCGCCGCGGGCAGGAACCACTCGCTCGCGCTCGGGGTGGACGGCACGGTCTGGGCCTGGGGACAGAACAGCTCTGGCCAGCTGGGTGATGGAACGACGACCGGCCGCCTGACTCCCGTGTCCGTGACCATTCCGGGCGGCGCCGTGGCCATCGCCGGAGGTCTGAGCCACTCGCTGGCCATTGCCGCCGATGGCGGTGTCTACGCGTGGGGCGCCAACACCTATGGCCAGCTCGGAGATGGAACGACGAGCGCCCGGCTGACGCCGGTGCGCCTCGGCCTGCCTGGCGGCATCGCGGCCATCTCGGCGGGGTGGTACCACTCGATGGCACTGGGGGCGGACGGACGTGTGTGGACGTGGGGCCGCAACGTCAATGGGCAGATCGGCAATACGATCGCCTCGAGCGTCAATCAGCTCTCGCCGTACCAGGTGAGCCTGGCGCGCGGAGCCACCGCCATTGCCGCCGGAGCCAACCACGCGCTGGTGCTGCTCTCCGACCAGAGCATGGTGGCGTGGGGGCAGAACACCAATGGACAGCTTGGCAACGGGACGACCGCCACGGCGCAGAGCACGCCCGTGGTGGTGGGACTCACGGGGGCCGTGACCGCCATCGCCACGGGAAGCAACTTCTCGCTGGCCATCGACTCCACCGGGGCGGCCTGGGGCTGGGGACAGAACACCAATGGACAGCTCGGCGACGGGACGACGGTCCAGCGCACCAGCCCGGTGCGAGTGCAGGGGTTGAATGATGCGCTGGCGCTCTCCTCGGGACTCTTCCACGCCCTGGCGCTGCGGCCCGGCTGCCCGTTCTGGGCCTGGGGGGTGAACTCCTCGGGGCAACTGGGCGATGGCACGCAGAGCAACCAGCTCACGCTGACCCAGGTGCAGTTGCAGAACATCTACTTCTACGATGCCGATACCGATGGCTATGGCGGCGACCTGCTTTCCCCCGTGGAAGACTGCCAGCCTCCAGGCCCCGAATACGTGGAGAATGACCTGGACTGCGATGACTTCGATCTCGCGGTCAACCCCGAGGCCACGGAGGTATGCGATGGCCTGGACAACAACTGCAATGGCCAGACGGATGAGGAGGGGGGCAGCACCTGGTACCGCGACGCGGATGATGACAAGTATGGCAATGCGGCGGTGATCAGCCAGGCCTGCGTGCAGCCCTCGGGCTACGTGACCAACTCCAGCGACTGTGATGACAGCAAAGCCAGCGTGAAGCCTGGAGCCACCGAGGCGTGCAACGGGGTGGATGACAACTGCAACGGCTCCATCGACGAGGCAGGGGGCAGCACCTGGTACCGCGACGCGGATGGGGATGGGTATGGCACTGCGACGGTGAGCACCCAGGCCTGCGCGCAGCCCTCGGGCTACGTGTCCAACTCCAGTGATTGCAACGACACCCAGGCCAGCGTGAAGCCTGGAGCCACCGAGGTGTGCAACGGGGTGGATGACAACTGCAACGGCTCCATCGACGAGGCAGGGGGCAGCACCTGGTACCGCGACGCGGATGGAGACGGGTATGGCACTGCGACGGTGAGCACCCAGGCCTGCGTGCAGCCCTCGGGCTACGTGTCCAACTCCAGTGATTGCAACGACACCCAGGCCAACGTGAAGCCTGGGGCCACCGAGGTGTGCAACGGGGTGGATGACAACTGCAACGGCTCCATCGACGAGGGGGTGCCCACGACCACCTGGTACCGCGACGCGGATGGAGACGGGCGCGGCACTCCCTCCGTGAGCACCCAGGCGTGCTCGGCCCCTGCCGGTTACGTGTCCACCTCCGACGATTGCAACGATGCCGACGCCTCGCTGCCTCGCTACTTCGTCCGGGATTCCGATGAGGACGGGTACGGCTATGGTTTTGTCGTAAGCCCGGCTCCCGCGGCGCCCTGGGGCTGCATTCCGCCCGCGGGTTACTCCACCAGGTCCGACGACTGCGACGACAGCAGGTCCAGCGTGCATCCCGGAGCCGCCGAGGTGTGCGACAGGCAGGACAACAACTGCAATGGCTCCCTCGACGAAGGCTGCTCGTGCTCGGCGTGGCTCACCAGTAACAGGATCCCCAGTGGTGGCACGGCGACCTTCGGTTTCACCTCGTCGGGCCCCTTCCCCGCGGGCTCCAGAGCCTACCTGTATGGAACGAGGAATGGCGTGGTGGATACGAACGGCTCGTTGTCCTACGACCAGATCTCGTTCTCCTACCTCGTCCTCAACTCTCCCGGCCTCGAAGGCTACTACGAGCGGTATGTCGTCATCCGAGGGCCTGACAACCTCGACCTCTGCACGACCAACACCGTCTCCGCGTGGTTCCTCTATCCGTAA
- a CDS encoding aldo/keto reductase, with product MEKRVFGPTGVSIPVLGQGTWQMEGDDREEAIRALRVGLDLGLTHVDTAELYGYGEVEELVAEALAGRRDEVFLVSKVMPNNATYEGTLKACERSLRKLKTDHLDCYLLHWPGPHPLEETLRAFEALRTDGKIRAWGVSNFDVDDLEEVLALVGPGKLACNQVLYHLRERSIEHRVLPWCERNGVALVGYSPFGSGDFPGSESADGRVLGEVARAHGATPRQVALKFLTRRAPLFAIPKASHEAHTRDNAAADGLRLTGAELARLEAAFALGPVKRELPVV from the coding sequence ATGGAGAAGCGCGTCTTCGGCCCCACGGGTGTGTCCATACCGGTGCTGGGGCAGGGCACCTGGCAGATGGAGGGGGATGACCGGGAGGAGGCCATCCGCGCGCTCCGGGTGGGGCTGGACCTGGGCCTGACGCACGTGGACACGGCGGAGCTGTACGGCTACGGCGAGGTGGAGGAGCTGGTGGCCGAGGCGCTCGCCGGGCGGCGGGACGAGGTCTTCCTCGTGTCCAAGGTGATGCCCAACAACGCCACCTACGAGGGGACGCTGAAGGCGTGCGAGCGCTCGCTGCGCAAGCTGAAGACGGACCATCTGGACTGCTACCTGCTGCACTGGCCGGGGCCGCACCCGCTGGAGGAGACGCTGCGAGCCTTCGAGGCGCTGCGGACGGACGGAAAGATTCGCGCCTGGGGGGTGAGCAACTTCGACGTGGACGACCTGGAGGAAGTGCTGGCGCTGGTGGGGCCGGGGAAGCTGGCCTGCAACCAGGTGCTCTACCACCTGCGGGAGCGCTCCATCGAGCACCGGGTGCTGCCGTGGTGCGAGCGCAACGGGGTGGCGCTGGTGGGCTACAGCCCCTTTGGCAGCGGAGACTTCCCAGGAAGTGAGAGTGCGGACGGGAGGGTGCTGGGGGAGGTGGCGAGGGCGCACGGGGCGACGCCGAGGCAGGTGGCGTTGAAGTTCCTCACGCGCCGGGCGCCGCTGTTCGCCATCCCCAAGGCGAGCCACGAGGCACACACCCGAGACAACGCGGCGGCGGACGGGCTGAGGCTGACGGGGGCGGAGCTCGCCCGGCTGGAGGCCGCCTTCGCGTTGGGGCCAGTGAAGAGGGAGTTACCGGTGGTGTAG
- a CDS encoding CPBP family glutamic-type intramembrane protease translates to MRIVAQLLPNTPPRGRALAEAALVLFSVFLPANFAVLGWAPLLAVTCVLFAWGLLLLHPWSDWRSGHVGRALVLVLLFAVALAALTASEWSGDSLAPSPRLGVTHQSVSVQRDGQPAREVVELTRVLPGLPADGLLEVGDRVLAVDGQPLSSSAPELDFQKRIREAGGGDSADLRLSIERQGTPREVTVHLGPARKAGLFRSGAILWLCLRALGAILLVALLLWRDGQGPDQIGLVRHGLGRELLLGIPVTLGTYAAHIAASVPLAVLASLLKLAGKETLARKEVATALVETGLGIPAFAAAMVLVTGFEEIAFRGFLVPRLRVVLGHWYAAVFVSAALFGLGHFYQGTLAVFQTAALGAWFGLVFIYRFRLPSLILAHATFNTLNFAFMLWLQRSGFLDKFIGQP, encoded by the coding sequence GTGCGAATCGTCGCCCAGCTCCTCCCCAACACTCCTCCTCGCGGGCGGGCGCTCGCCGAAGCGGCCCTCGTGCTCTTCTCCGTCTTCCTCCCGGCGAACTTCGCCGTGCTCGGATGGGCACCCCTCCTCGCCGTCACCTGCGTCCTGTTCGCCTGGGGACTCCTCCTCCTGCATCCCTGGTCGGACTGGCGCTCGGGCCATGTCGGCCGCGCTCTCGTCCTCGTCCTCCTCTTCGCCGTGGCCCTCGCGGCCCTGACGGCCAGTGAGTGGTCCGGTGACTCACTCGCGCCCTCTCCCCGGCTCGGCGTGACGCACCAGAGCGTCTCCGTGCAACGTGACGGTCAGCCCGCACGCGAGGTCGTCGAGCTCACACGTGTGCTGCCCGGCCTTCCCGCCGACGGGCTCCTGGAGGTCGGAGACCGCGTCCTCGCCGTGGACGGTCAGCCCCTGTCCTCCTCCGCTCCCGAGCTGGATTTCCAGAAGCGCATCCGCGAGGCGGGCGGCGGGGACAGCGCCGACCTCCGCTTGAGCATCGAGCGCCAGGGAACGCCTCGTGAGGTGACCGTCCACCTCGGGCCCGCTCGCAAGGCCGGGCTCTTCCGGTCCGGCGCCATCCTCTGGCTGTGCCTCCGCGCCCTCGGCGCCATCCTCCTCGTCGCCCTCCTCCTCTGGCGCGATGGGCAGGGCCCCGATCAGATCGGGCTCGTCCGCCACGGGCTCGGTCGCGAGCTCCTCCTCGGCATCCCCGTCACCCTCGGCACGTACGCCGCCCATATCGCCGCATCCGTTCCCCTCGCCGTCCTCGCCTCGCTCCTGAAGCTCGCCGGCAAGGAGACCCTCGCTCGCAAGGAGGTCGCCACCGCTCTCGTCGAGACCGGTCTCGGTATCCCCGCCTTCGCCGCCGCCATGGTGCTCGTCACCGGCTTCGAGGAGATCGCCTTCCGCGGCTTCCTCGTCCCCAGGCTCCGCGTCGTCCTCGGACACTGGTACGCCGCCGTCTTCGTCTCCGCCGCCCTCTTCGGCCTCGGGCACTTCTACCAGGGCACCCTCGCCGTCTTTCAGACCGCCGCCCTCGGCGCCTGGTTCGGCCTCGTCTTCATCTACCGCTTCCGTCTCCCCTCCCTCATCCTCGCCCACGCCACCTTCAACACCCTCAACTTCGCCTTCATGCTGTGGCTCCAGCGCTCGGGGTTTCTCGACAAGTTCATCGGGCAGCCGTGA
- a CDS encoding L,D-transpeptidase family protein has protein sequence MTRLLFVVGLLAALTAGARDRVEEARRAKARAVAEAFAAAGVSWPPDELYVRAFKQERELEVWAGARGKPLRRVKTFPFCAASGDVGPKRREGDAQVPEGFYTLDQFNPRSQFHLSMRVSYPNDADRVRGERPLGGNIYIHGNCASIGCIAIEDGPIEELYLMVLEARARMKRDVPIHIFPRRLDAAGLAALEKHPRATPARVAFWRDLEPGWRLFEETRRPPRVTVDARTGAYSVRPGR, from the coding sequence ATGACACGACTGCTTTTCGTGGTGGGACTGCTGGCGGCGCTGACGGCGGGGGCGAGGGACCGGGTGGAGGAGGCGCGGCGGGCGAAGGCGCGCGCCGTGGCCGAGGCCTTCGCGGCGGCGGGAGTCTCCTGGCCGCCGGACGAGCTGTACGTCCGGGCCTTCAAGCAGGAGCGGGAGCTGGAGGTCTGGGCGGGGGCGCGGGGCAAGCCGTTGCGCCGGGTGAAGACGTTCCCCTTCTGCGCGGCCTCGGGGGACGTGGGGCCCAAGCGCCGCGAGGGCGACGCGCAGGTGCCGGAGGGCTTCTACACGCTGGACCAGTTCAACCCGCGCAGCCAGTTCCACCTGTCCATGCGGGTGAGCTACCCGAATGACGCGGACCGTGTCCGGGGCGAGCGTCCCCTGGGAGGCAACATCTATATCCACGGCAACTGCGCGAGCATCGGGTGCATCGCCATCGAGGATGGCCCCATCGAGGAGCTGTACCTGATGGTGCTGGAGGCGCGGGCGAGGATGAAGCGGGACGTGCCCATCCACATCTTCCCGCGCCGGCTGGACGCGGCGGGCCTGGCGGCGCTGGAGAAGCACCCGAGGGCCACGCCGGCGCGGGTGGCCTTCTGGCGCGACCTGGAGCCAGGCTGGAGGCTCTTCGAGGAGACGCGGCGTCCGCCCCGGGTGACGGTGGACGCCCGGACGGGGGCCTACAGCGTGCGGCCCGGGAGGTAG
- a CDS encoding aldo/keto reductase has protein sequence MPLNHYVTLGRSGLRVSPLCLGAMTFGDDLGWGSSIQDSNAIIDRFLALGGNFIDTANAYTRGHSEKIIGDHIGRTPSRRDRVVIATKFFGNLFPEDPNGGGAGTKALVASTHESLRRLQTDYIDLLWMHAWDRHTPIEETMRALDDLVRAGKVRYIGFSDTPAWKTAQAQLIAQFRGWTPLVALQIEYSLLERTVEGELIPMAQELGLGVTPWSPLKSGVLSGKYTRENAGKVKAGRGAWVESNLNERAYTIIDVLQRVAKEQGNTPAHVALAWVQNRPGVTSTIIGARTLAQLEDNLGALDVKLTPAQVAALDEVSQPTLNFPAAFLQGSPTFMHGGLTVNGVSAPPLPWAPKSDNERY, from the coding sequence ATGCCTCTCAACCACTACGTCACCCTCGGCCGCTCCGGCCTGCGCGTCAGCCCCCTGTGCCTCGGCGCCATGACCTTCGGCGATGACCTCGGCTGGGGCTCCAGCATCCAGGACTCCAACGCCATCATCGACCGCTTCCTCGCCCTGGGCGGCAACTTCATCGACACCGCCAACGCCTACACCCGCGGCCACTCGGAAAAAATCATCGGCGACCACATCGGCCGCACGCCCTCGCGCCGCGACCGCGTCGTCATCGCCACCAAATTCTTCGGCAACCTCTTCCCCGAGGACCCCAACGGCGGCGGCGCTGGCACCAAGGCCCTCGTCGCCTCCACCCACGAGTCCCTGCGCCGCCTGCAGACGGACTACATCGACCTGCTGTGGATGCACGCGTGGGACCGCCACACTCCCATCGAGGAGACGATGCGCGCCCTGGATGACCTCGTGCGCGCCGGCAAGGTCCGCTACATCGGCTTCTCCGACACCCCGGCGTGGAAGACGGCCCAGGCCCAGCTCATCGCCCAGTTCCGCGGCTGGACGCCCCTGGTGGCGCTGCAGATCGAGTACTCGCTGCTGGAGCGCACCGTGGAGGGCGAGCTCATCCCCATGGCCCAGGAGCTGGGGCTGGGCGTGACGCCCTGGTCCCCCCTGAAGAGCGGCGTGCTCAGCGGCAAGTACACCCGGGAGAACGCCGGCAAGGTGAAGGCCGGCCGCGGCGCGTGGGTGGAGAGCAACCTCAACGAGCGCGCCTACACCATCATCGACGTGCTGCAACGCGTCGCGAAGGAGCAGGGCAACACGCCGGCCCACGTGGCGCTCGCCTGGGTGCAGAACCGCCCCGGCGTCACCTCCACCATCATCGGCGCACGCACGCTGGCGCAGCTCGAGGACAACCTGGGCGCGCTGGACGTGAAGCTCACCCCCGCCCAGGTGGCCGCGCTCGACGAGGTCTCCCAGCCGACGCTCAACTTCCCCGCCGCCTTCCTCCAGGGCTCGCCCACCTTCATGCACGGCGGGCTCACCGTGAACGGCGTCTCCGCGCCCCCGCTGCCCTGGGCGCCGAAGTCGGACAATGAGCGGTACTAG
- a CDS encoding methyl-accepting chemotaxis protein, whose amino-acid sequence MDTSPRSLQAEEAYREFLLTRGPGRLRQLCVLGVVATAVLFALDVLNVLVTTGGEANLGEVALARLPWVLLPLLLGVLRGVLGPADIPVAAFLVTGLFAIGNEWTFYRIGTAGSGYHVVLVFLNALVGPSVMPIGRWGRLGFYGLLALAHLGFDVMLSGAPLASALVLDVTLLVGMVAVGVLLEALHRGHRRQFFLRREMQQALKELETSRGQVVETGRTLAGSAQVLSSTISEMSQQAAHVRMAALRIASASEQMASAAGTLFRHSRASATQAEEAQRYTGEVDALVSGMESSMTAIAHAVGRSALSVQKLEESSDRIHGFVETIQEMAAATNMLALNAGIEAARAGEHGRGFAVVAKEVGKLAEESGRSSAQIGAVVGGVTRQMAETLQAVGNIRETTARFTPVLESARTTLRSIRETVLQNQQLMEKSSGEAERQAEQTTHISQGCARLLELVDTYAQMGTDVTATALQLGKMADELKKLLPEEPKAPSPSGRGKG is encoded by the coding sequence ATGGACACATCCCCCCGCTCTCTCCAGGCCGAGGAGGCCTACCGCGAGTTCCTGCTGACGCGAGGGCCTGGCCGGCTGCGCCAGCTGTGCGTGCTCGGTGTGGTGGCCACCGCGGTGCTGTTCGCATTGGACGTGCTGAACGTGCTCGTGACGACGGGCGGCGAAGCGAACCTGGGGGAGGTGGCGCTGGCGCGACTGCCCTGGGTGCTGTTGCCGCTGCTGCTGGGGGTACTGCGGGGGGTGCTGGGCCCGGCGGACATACCGGTGGCGGCGTTCCTGGTCACGGGGCTGTTCGCCATCGGCAACGAGTGGACGTTCTACCGGATAGGGACGGCGGGCTCGGGCTACCACGTGGTGCTGGTGTTCCTGAACGCGCTGGTGGGGCCGTCGGTGATGCCGATCGGCCGGTGGGGGAGACTGGGCTTCTACGGGTTGCTGGCGCTGGCGCACCTGGGATTCGACGTGATGCTGTCGGGCGCGCCGTTGGCGAGCGCGCTGGTGCTGGACGTCACGCTGTTGGTGGGGATGGTGGCGGTGGGGGTGCTGCTGGAGGCGTTGCACCGCGGGCACCGGAGACAGTTCTTCCTGCGGCGGGAGATGCAGCAGGCGCTGAAGGAGCTGGAGACGTCGAGGGGGCAGGTGGTGGAGACGGGGAGGACGCTGGCGGGCTCGGCGCAGGTGCTGTCCTCGACGATTTCGGAGATGTCGCAGCAGGCGGCGCACGTGCGGATGGCGGCGTTGAGGATCGCCTCGGCGAGCGAGCAGATGGCGAGCGCGGCGGGGACGCTGTTCCGGCACTCGAGGGCGAGCGCGACGCAGGCGGAGGAGGCGCAGCGGTACACGGGGGAGGTGGACGCGCTGGTGAGCGGGATGGAGAGCAGCATGACGGCGATCGCGCATGCGGTGGGCCGCAGCGCGCTGAGCGTGCAGAAGCTGGAGGAGAGCTCGGATCGGATCCACGGCTTCGTGGAGACGATTCAGGAGATGGCGGCGGCGACGAACATGCTGGCGCTGAACGCGGGAATCGAGGCGGCGAGAGCGGGGGAGCACGGGAGGGGCTTCGCGGTGGTGGCGAAGGAGGTGGGGAAGCTGGCGGAGGAGTCGGGGAGGAGCTCGGCGCAGATTGGGGCGGTGGTGGGAGGGGTGACGAGGCAGATGGCGGAGACGCTGCAGGCGGTGGGGAACATCCGGGAGACGACGGCGCGCTTCACGCCGGTGCTGGAGTCGGCGAGGACGACCCTGAGGTCCATCCGGGAGACGGTGCTGCAGAACCAGCAATTGATGGAGAAGAGCTCTGGGGAGGCGGAGCGTCAGGCGGAGCAGACGACGCACATCTCGCAGGGGTGCGCGAGGCTGTTGGAGTTGGTGGACACGTACGCGCAGATGGGGACGGACGTGACGGCGACGGCGCTGCAGTTGGGGAAGATGGCGGACGAGCTGAAGAAGCTATTGCCAGAGGAACCCAAAGCCCCCTCTCCCTCCGGGAGAGGGAAAGGGTGA
- a CDS encoding DUF819 family protein produces the protein MTIIQVLFCVFFPAVAIWAAERFRAARFLGPVTLCYVAGVLAANVPGVRLSADTAMSVSEAAVPLAIPLLLFSTDVREWPRLARSLLISFALACVAAVVSAGLVGWFFRDRTDEWWKIAGMLVGVYVGGTANMAAIGRVLEARSETFILLNAADLAAGGAYLIFLLTFAQRLLLRFMRPFTAAPHHEAFEHPGERLGAWTRHHLREMGLGFALSALIVAVAIGMTLAAFGKLEAGPALLGITTLGIVASLSKRIRALAGVYELGEYVLLVFCVAMGSLADARLLSGGSVMLALFVVLVMGLAIVIHVALSALLRIDVDSTLICSTATIYGPAQIGPVAAALKNRSIVGPGLTLGLAGIALGNYLGLATAWGLRWLAGG, from the coding sequence ATGACGATCATCCAGGTGTTGTTCTGCGTGTTCTTCCCGGCGGTGGCCATCTGGGCCGCCGAGCGCTTTCGCGCGGCGCGGTTCCTCGGCCCGGTGACGCTCTGCTACGTGGCGGGCGTGCTCGCGGCGAACGTGCCCGGGGTGAGGCTGTCTGCGGACACGGCGATGAGCGTGAGCGAGGCCGCCGTGCCCCTGGCCATTCCCCTGCTGCTGTTCTCCACGGATGTGCGCGAGTGGCCGAGGCTCGCGCGCTCGCTGCTCATCTCCTTCGCGCTGGCGTGCGTCGCGGCGGTCGTCTCCGCGGGGCTCGTCGGCTGGTTCTTCCGGGACAGGACGGACGAGTGGTGGAAGATCGCCGGCATGCTGGTGGGGGTGTACGTCGGGGGCACCGCCAATATGGCCGCGATCGGGCGGGTGCTGGAGGCGCGGAGCGAGACCTTCATCCTGCTCAACGCGGCGGACCTGGCCGCGGGCGGCGCCTACCTCATCTTCCTGCTCACCTTCGCGCAGCGGTTGCTCCTGCGCTTCATGCGGCCCTTCACCGCCGCGCCGCACCACGAGGCCTTCGAGCACCCCGGGGAGCGGCTCGGTGCCTGGACGCGACACCACCTGCGGGAGATGGGGCTCGGCTTCGCGCTCTCGGCGCTCATCGTGGCGGTGGCCATTGGCATGACGTTGGCCGCGTTCGGAAAGCTGGAGGCCGGCCCGGCCCTGCTCGGCATCACCACGCTGGGCATCGTGGCCTCGCTGTCAAAGCGGATCCGCGCGCTGGCGGGAGTCTACGAGCTGGGGGAGTACGTGTTGCTCGTCTTCTGCGTGGCCATGGGCTCGCTGGCCGATGCGCGGCTGCTGAGTGGGGGCAGTGTGATGCTGGCGCTCTTCGTGGTGCTGGTGATGGGGCTCGCCATCGTCATTCACGTCGCGCTCTCGGCGCTCCTGCGCATCGACGTGGACAGCACGCTCATCTGCTCGACGGCGACCATCTACGGGCCGGCGCAGATAGGTCCGGTGGCGGCGGCGCTGAAGAACCGCAGCATCGTGGGACCCGGCCTCACGCTTGGGCTCGCGGGCATCGCCCTGGGCAACTACCTTGGGCTGGCCACGGCCTGGGGACTGCGCTGGCTCGCGGGCGGCTGA